The window CGATTGGAGCTCATAAGCAATTATACTGGGTTGGAGCTCTTCTTTATTAGAGGTCATAAATGCTTGTAGCCGATTTAGTATGAAACAGGCGGAAGTATTTGAGTTTCACACAAGATGGTTTTCACTAGTCTTATGTGCCATCTGAAGTAATTTAACAGGAAGTTATATGATTGTCGTGAACAAATCCTGCACACATAATATCATTACGCCATTATTTGTGGCaacgtttttttcttttatagttGTGCAGTGTATGCATGAAAAAAAGTGCATCGAATACTAAACTTGAGACTTGAGTAAGAGATCTGGAATATCTCAAATGTATAATGAAAAAATGACAACAAAAAATAAGTATTATTTTAAATCTAGTGCCACGTCAAATATGTAAAGTTGCTGTCCAAATTGGCATTACATGTATTCAATCCATAGGAGCCCTTTGATTGAGAGAGACACACGGGAGATTCATCGAATTCACAGGCTAATACACGATCGGGGGATTACGGGCGTTGCGTGCATGAAATTCGAATCCTGGTGCAGGAGAAGCGAATCACATGTACATGGCTTGTCCCGTAACTCATCTTGAAGTATTAGTTGGGCCTGGGCACCCCCAAACTTTCATCCCCCAGCCCTCTTCACTCTTCcattctcttcctctccccATAAATTCACCTCTTCTCTCACTCCTTTCAgcttgaagggaaaaaaaaaaaaacaagagcaAAAGACCCTCCAGAACAGAAACTTGTGGAACTATGTTTTCTATGGAACCGAACAACTCCGACTCGATTGCCCCACTTGACGAGGTGCAACGGTACTGGAAGATGCGGTCCATCTACAGGGTCCCCGCACGTTTCACCGCCCTCAACCGCGAGGCCTACCAGCCACAAGTTGTCTCCTTCGGCCCCTACCACCATGGCGAGGCCCACCTCCTCCCCATGGAGGAACACAAGCGCCGCACGGTCCGCCACCTCCTTAAGCGGTCCAAGAAGCCTAAGGAGTGCTTCTTCGAGTCCCTGAGGGAGGTGGCGTGGGACCTCGAGGAGAGCTACGACGCGCTGGACCCAAAGTGGAAGGCAGGAAGCGGCAAGGACGCGGCACCCCAGTTCCTGGAGCTGATGATAACTGACGGCTGCTTCATGCTCGAGATCCTGAGGTTCGCAGCCAGCGAGGTGGACGACTACGCGCCCAACGACCCCATCTTCAGTTACCACGGGAACATCCACATAATGACAGACATTTGCAAGGATATGCTGATGCTGGAGAATCAGCTTCCGATGCTAGTGCTGGATCGGCTGGTGGCTGTGGAGAGCGATGGCAAGAAGGTTAGTTTCTTAGATTTCGGTCGGTTGTAAgacgagaaaatattgcaagTACGCAAACCGCCATACTTTGTGCACCTAACAGTACATCTTTGTGATCTCACATGAACCCTACGATGGATCCACAGAATCTAATGCTCTAAATGCATTGATTGCACGGTTCACGATCAACCAATAATTTGATTAGTAAATATCACCAAAACTTCATTTATTTCCCTTTTCCGCAAGTAGTATCAATACGACCACAATCTCAGATTCAATATACTGACGTCACTCCAACAACACAGGACGACGAATTCGTCAGCAGGCTCATCCTCGAGTGCTTCTTGTTCCCCAGCGAGGGCATCACAAGGATGGACAAATGCCTGCACGTCCTGGACgttttcaggaaaaaaatgCTGATGGAGCCCGAgaaggaggacgaggaggttaCTTTCTTAAATTTCAGTTTGTCGTAAGAGATGCCATTGCAAGTATGCTAATCATATGGGCACCTAACAGTACATCTTGGTCATCTCACCCCACGAGGGATCCACCGAATCTAATGCTCCCAATGCACTGGATGCACGGTTCTAGATCAATCGACAATTTGATGATTAAATCTATCACCGCCATAGGAAGCTATATTTTTCCCCCTTTTACTCAAGTAGTATCGATCCAACCACAATCTCAGATTCAGTGTACTGACTTCACTCCAATAACACAGGACGACGAATCCGTCAACAAGTTCATCCTCAAGCTCTGCTTCCCATGCAAGGGCATCACATGGATGGGCAAATGCCTGCACGTCCTGGACGTTGTCAGGAACAGCATGCTGATGAAGCCCAAGAAGAAGGACAAGGTGAAGAGGGACGACAGTCGGGAGATTATACAATTGGCCTCGGCCACCGAGCTCAGCGAGCATGGGATCAAGTTCAAGAGGAGCAAGACCGACAGCATCACGCACATTTCCTTTGCGGGTGGGGCCCTGACGCTCCCCAAGATCCGGGTGGATGAAATGACCATGTCCAATTTCCTCAACCTCACGGCATTCGAGTACCTCCATGTCGAGACTGAAAACGAGGTCATGTCCTACATCTACTGCATGGACCAAATAATCAACAACGGGCAGGATGTCGCGCTTCTCCGCGCCCAAGGTATCATCGTGAATCATCTGGAGAGCGATGAGGCGGTAGCCAAGATGTTCAACTCGCTGGGCAAGGTTGTGACGATCAAGCCCAGCCACAGCCTCAGGGACGTGCTCGGGAAGGTCAACGAGTACCGCAATAAGCACTGGAATATGTGGAGGGCTAATCTCATCCACACCTACTTCAGGAATCCTTGGGTTGCATTGTCTCTCATCGCTGCCGTCTCCCTCTTTGCGCTCACCACAATTCAGACTGTATATTCCGTCCTCGGCTACTACAAATGAACACTTTCCTCTCAGTACAACAATATACTgtctttttttccactttttttggttttctcccGATGACAGATGCTCGATCATTGTCTCTTGATCGGTTTGGgttgttatgaatgattttcCTCTTGCTTTCAGTCATGTTTATATCCCTCTTTCAATGTTTTGAATaatggacatttttattttaacattatcaaatgatgattctctTGTTTCATTCTCCTTCATGTTTGTCCAATTTGAATTGGGTAGGGTGAAGGATGATCAAGCAGATGAAATCTACCTTTGCAACATTTCTTCTTGATTAAATTTGTTAAGTTGCAATGAATTTAAGTGAGAAAACAAATATGACCTTCAAAGTCATCTCTAATCACCATTTGCTTCAAACATCCTAAAAAAACCAAGGTGTTTgatgttgatacctaaattttggttaagtatttatgataaaaattgcataaaaaaaatcaggGACCAACTGGACCTTAACAAAAAGGATTTTCGTATCACCTAGCTCTTAGTTTTATTTTACCACATTTTCggattttaaataaataaaaagagtgaGGCCTGCGCAGGTTGGGCCTTCGCGCCCAGcccttccttttttcccttccgCGTGGGCTCGGGCCCATCTGGCCCCAGCTCCCCCCTcacggcccggcccggccctctcgttcatcttcttcctcctaccTTCCTCGCGCTGCACGCCACGCGCGTAGG of the Eucalyptus grandis isolate ANBG69807.140 chromosome 10, ASM1654582v1, whole genome shotgun sequence genome contains:
- the LOC104423762 gene encoding UPF0481 protein At3g47200 — protein: MFSMEPNNSDSIAPLDEVQRYWKMRSIYRVPARFTALNREAYQPQVVSFGPYHHGEAHLLPMEEHKRRTVRHLLKRSKKPKECFFESLREVAWDLEESYDALDPKWKAGSGKDAAPQFLELMITDGCFMLEILRFAASEVDDYAPNDPIFSYHGNIHIMTDICKDMLMLENQLPMLVLDRLVAVESDGKKDDEFVSRLILECFLFPSEGITRMDKCLHVLDVFRKKMLMEPEKEDEEDDESVNKFILKLCFPCKGITWMGKCLHVLDVVRNSMLMKPKKKDKVKRDDSREIIQLASATELSEHGIKFKRSKTDSITHISFAGGALTLPKIRVDEMTMSNFLNLTAFEYLHVETENEVMSYIYCMDQIINNGQDVALLRAQGIIVNHLESDEAVAKMFNSLGKVVTIKPSHSLRDVLGKVNEYRNKHWNMWRANLIHTYFRNPWVALSLIAAVSLFALTTIQTVYSVLGYYK